Within Tenebrio molitor chromosome 3, icTenMoli1.1, whole genome shotgun sequence, the genomic segment ACATCCTCGACACTGCCGGCCAAGAAGACTACGCTGCCATCAGAGACAACTACTTCCGGAGCGGCGAGGGCTTTCTCTGTATTTTCTCCATAACGGAAGACGAGAGCTTCCAAGCCACACAGGAGTTCAGGGAGCAAATTTTACGAGTCAAAAATGACGAGAACATTCCTTTTTTGTTAGTCGGcaacaaaagtgaccttgaGGACAGGCGAAAAGTCTCATTTCAGGAGGCCAGCGACAGAGCGAAACAGTGGGGTGTGCCGTACGTCGAGACCTCCGCCAAGACGAGGGAGCACGTCGATAAGGTAAATATTTGTCGAGCGTGAAAAATGGTCCGCTATTAAAGGAAATTCTCCATTTTCCATTTTGCTGTAACTAACAATTCGTAATTTCACGCTGCTGGAgatgataaaattaattttgtgggAACATTAGTCATACACCAAGACAATGGGTCAAAGAGCAAGCGCTCGTTCTACAGTTATTTGGTAGCGTGCGCTACAATTTCCACGCGAATTTAAATCGATTTTTACACAATcata encodes:
- the Rala gene encoding ras-related protein Ral-a, with translation MSKKPTAQPALHKVIMVGSGGVGKSALTLQFMYDEFVEDYEPTKADSYRKKILLDGEDVQIDILDTAGQEDYAAIRDNYFRSGEGFLCIFSITEDESFQATQEFREQILRVKNDENIPFLLVGNKSDLEDRRKVSFQEASDRAKQWGVPYVETSAKTREHVDKVFYDLMREIRARKMEENKTNNGRGKDKSKKKKLKCTLL